The Desulfovibrio sp. sequence ACAAGAAACCCATTTTGCAAAACATCTCGCTTTCGTATTTTTACGGGGCCAAGATCGGCGTCATCGGTATGAACGGCTCGGGCAAGTCCACGCTTCTGCGCATTCTTGCGGGCGTGGACAAGGATTTCCAGGGCGAGACCGTGCTTGCTCCGGGCCACACCATCGGCTTTTTGGAGCAGGAACCCCAGCTCGACGAGACCAAGACCGTACGCGAAATAGTGGAAGAGGGCGTGGCCGAGACCATGGCCCTGGTCCGCGAATTCGAGGAAATAAACGCCAAGTTCGCCGAGCCCATGGACGACGACGAGATGAACGCCCTGATCGAGCGCCAGGGGCAGGTACAGGAGAAGCTCGATGCGGCGGGTGCCTGGGACATCGATTCCCGCCTCGAGATGGCCATGGACGCCTTGCGCTGCCCGGCGCCGGACACGCCGGTCAAGGTCATCTCAGGCGGCGAGAAACGCCGGGTGGCCTTGTGCCGCCTGCTCCTCAAGGCGCCTGATATTCTGCTCCTGGACGAACCCACCAACCACCTGGACGCCGAGACAGTGGCCTGGCTGGAGCACCACCTGGCCACCTACCCCGGCACCATCATCGCCGTCACCCACGACCGGTACTTCCTGGACAACGTGGCTGGCTGGATTCTCGAACTCGACCGGGGCCGTGGTATCCCCTGGAAGGGCAATTATTCCTCGTGGCTTGAACAGAAGCAGGAGCGCTTGAAAAACGAGGAAAAGAGCGAGATGGAGCGCCAGAAGACCCTCGAGCGCGAACTCGAGTGGATCCGCATGAGCCCTCGCGGCCGCCACGCCAAGAGCAAAGCCCGTATCAGCGCCTATGAGGCCCTGGCGTCCCAGGATACCGACAAGGTGTCAAAGGATCTGGAAATCTTCATTCCGCCCGGACCGCGCCTGGGCAACAAGGTCATCGAGGCCGTGGGCGTGTGCAAGGCTTTCGGCGACAACATGCTGGTGGAGGACTTGAACCTCCTCATTCCCCCCGGAGCCATCGTGGGTATCATAGGCCCTAACGGCGCGGGCAAAACCACCCTGTTTCGCATGATCACCGGGACCGACAAGCCCGATTGCGGCGAGATCAAGCTGGGCGACACCGTGGTTCTGGCCCATGTGGACCAGTCCCGCGAGGCACTGAAGGAAGACATGAGCGTGTGGGAGGCAATAAGCGAGGGCAAGGACACCATCCCTCTGGGCAGGCGTGAGGTGAACTCCCGGGCCTATGTGGCCCGTTTCGGCCTGACCGGCACGGATCAGCAGAAGAAGGTGGGCCTGCTTTCGGGCGGAGAACGCAACCGCGTGTTCCTGGCCAGGATGCTCAAAAGCGGGGCAAACGTGATCCTCCTGGACGAACCCACCAACGACCTGGACGTGAACACCATGCGCGCCCTGGAGGACGCTCTGCTTAACTTCGCGGGTTGTGCCCTGATAATAAGCCACGACCGCTGGTTCCTGGACCGCGTGGCCACGCACATCCTGGCCTTTGAAGGAGACTCCAAGGCCGTGTGGTTCGACGGCAACTACTCGGAATATGAGGCGGACCGGAAGGAACGCCTGGGCAAGGAAGCCGACCAGCCCCACAGGATAAAATACAGGAAGTTCGCCAGGGCCTAGGTCGTCTGGCCCTGCCCAAGCCTTGCCCGAAGGGATGTCTTTTCGGGACCGGCTTTTCGCATCGCGTCCAAGGCCGGAACGACCGACCTGGACGCGATACTTTTTTGCACTTCGGAAACGAAGGAGAAAACATGGATGACGATGAAGCGGTTCTGGCCGAGTCCGTTTTGGAATCCATGCGGCTCATGGCCGTGCATTACGGTCTCTGGTTCGCCGAGACCATAAAGCAGCAGGGCCTGGAAAAAGCCCTGGAAGCAGAAGAAAAGGCGGGCGGTCAGGCCTTGTCCCTGGCCCTGAAGCGATTCTCCGATGGTACCAATCCCTTTCTTGGTCGGTCGCGACAGGAGCTTCTGGGGCTTCTCGATACCCTGGGAAAACTCTGGCTCGGCCTGGATGGAGTGTGGTTCCAGGCTGTGGAGGGATTTGCCGGAATGGACGGAGCCAAGCGGATCAACGATGCCTGCTGGACCGCGTTTGCTCCCCTTGAGGCGTCGCGCATCAAGGCCGTGCTCGGGTTGCCCGCAAACGGTGGGTTCGATGCCTTGGAGAAAGCCTTGAGACATAGGTTCAGCAGCCGCATCAACGAGGTTGAAATCCTGCGGGAACAGGCGGCGCTGACGCTTCGCTACACGGCATGCCGGGTACAAGCCGCGCGCCGTCGCAAAGGTCTTGCGGATTATCCGTGCAAGTCCGCCGGAGTGGCTGAATTCACAGGTTTCGCCCGGACTCTGGATTCACGGTTCACAACCACCTGCATTGCCTGCCCCCCGGACCCGCTGCCGGACGGTGATTTCTGCTTCTGGCGTTTCACCCTGGAAAATGATTAGATATTCCCATCCGTTCGGGAGGGGCAGATGCTCGACAAAGTCTTGGAATTCACCCGCTCAATCTTTGACGATCTCGATTCGAAATCCTTCCAGCGGCGTTTTTTGGGCGGCCTGCTGGCCATCCAGAACGTGGAGCGCGGTTCCCTGTGGGTCAAACGCGGCAAGGTGATCACCTGCATCGAAGCGGCCGGGGAGCAGAGCGAACAGGTTCTGGGCATCGAAATCCCGGCGGACAAGCCGAGCGTGGTCGGCTGGGTGATCGACAACGCGCGCATGACCATAGCCGAGCCCTCCAAAGATCCTCGCCACTTCAAGGAGCTGGAAAGCGGCCTGGCGTCCAAGAGCACCCTTATCCTCTGTTATCCTTTGGTGCTGCGCGACGGCGAGGTCTACGGCGCGGTGGAACTCATCGACACCGCGGCCATGGGAAGCCGGCTCAATCTCCGTAAGGACTACCTGGATCTGCTGCAACACTTCGTGTCGGTTGGGGCCATCGCTTTGGGACAGGCCCTGGCTTTTGACAGCAAGGAACGCGAATGCCGCGGTTTGAAAAACGCGCTGGATCGCTTCCGGGGGCAGCCGCCGGTCGTGGGGCAGTCGCCCGCCGTGTGCGAGGCCATGAAAAAAGTTCAGGCCTTTGCACGCACGGATTTTCCGGTGCTTATCACCGGCGAATCAGGCACGGGCAAGGAGCTTTTCGCCCAGGCCATCCACCAGGCAAGTACTCGCAGGGACAAGCCGTTCTTCGTGCAGAACTGCTCGGCCATTCCGGAAACCCTGCTTGAGAGCGAGCTCTTCGGCTACAAAAGGGGCGCCTTCACCGGGGCGGATCGCGACAAGACCGGCCTGTTCGAGTCGGCCGAAGGCGGCACGGTGTTCTTGGATGAGATTGGGGACATGGCACCGTCCCTGCAAGCGAAGATCCTGCGCCTTATCCAGAACAGCGAGGTCAAGCCCCTGGGGGGAGCCGCCGCACGCACAGTGGACGTTCGCATCATCTCGGCGACCAACAAGGATCTCGCTACGGCCATTTCGGACGGAGAATTTCGCGAGGACCTTTTCTACCGTTTGAATGTGCTTCCCCTGCACCTTCCACCACTTCGCGAACGTCCCGAGGACATCGGGGAACTGCTTGATTATTTCATAAAACGCGAATGCGTGCGCCTGGGCGTTTCCCCCAAGCGCCTTTCCGCTCCTGCCCGACGCAGATTGGGAGAATATGCCTGGAGGGGGAACATCAGGGAGATGGAAAACCTGGTGAAGTACATCCTGACGGTTACCGAAGGCGATGTTATCGAAGAGCGCGATCTGCCGGTCCACATCGTTGGCAGTGAGAGCCACGTCTCGCCCGAGGAGTTGGGGGAACGTCGCGGTTTTACGCTGTCGGAGTTGACCTGGGATGAAGTGGAGCGAGCCTATACGCTGGAGATACTTGAGAAGTACAGGTGGAACATCACCAAGGCCGCCAAACAGGCGGGGGTGAACAGGTCCACATTCGATTCCCGCCTGAAGAAGCTCGGCATCTCCAAGGCCTAGGCCGGTCCGGTTTCGCGCTTTGGTGACTGTTGTTTCAGCATGTGTCCTGTGGATGACTCAGGAACGCTTTAAGGATCGATCTTCGCGCCCGCCTTTCCCTCTATCTAGGTAACGCCCAAATGGTGTGCTTGGTTAGAAATAATCTTGAGTGTGCCAAACTTTTTTTGAGTTTTACATGCCAGCCAATTTCTGTGTAACCAGGGAATGGCTCGTTACGACATATGATAAGTCATTGAAGATTCCGGATGTCGGTCATTGCGGTTACGGACAAAGGTGGCGTTCGTGGTTTGACCACGGTTGTCTTGGTTCACTCGTTGAGAGAGCTCACAAGGAGAAAACATGCCCCGTATCATCCGCGCGCTGTACGTCCTGCCGGCTTTCATCCTGACGGCTGCTTTGGTTCTGGGAGGTCTGGCTGGCGATGCTCAGGCCTACAAACGAAAATCCACGGCCACAGGCTCCGGCGGAAAGTCGGTCACACAGGATGTGGAGGCGAACAAGACCGGATCGGGCTATAACAGGTCGTCCACGACCACCGGCCCCAACGACAAGTCCGTTTCCAAGGACGCGACAGGCACCTGGGACAGCTCCACCAACACCTGGAACAAGGATAAAACCGTCACCGGGCCCAAGGGAAAATCAAAAAGCTGGGAGAAATCCACCACTATTTCCAAATAGCGGGCAAGGGATTCGTTTGGATATGGTAGAGAAGCGGCGTTTTCGAGTCGTAATGGTTCAAACTGATACGTCTTAAGATTGAGCCCGCAGAAGCATTCCACAGCTGTGACAGCGTTTTCGCGAAAACTGCGGATGTGGCAAACGAAGCAGCAACGACGGTTTAAGCTGCGATGAACCGGGAGTTTTTTTCCGGTTCTGGAGGAAACCCTAATGGAACAAGTACTTGAAAGAATCTGGACTGGTCTTGCCGTGCCGGTTTGCCTGGGCCTGCTTATGGCGGTCTGCGCGGGCGAGGCCATTGCTAGTTTGAAAAGCAGGATGCACTGTTAAAGTATGTGTGGTCATCAGGCATTCGTACATCATGGGATGCCTGGAACACATTGGCGAAGAGTTGCATGCACAGGTCTCCGGCCGGTCCGGCCGGAGACCCGTGAAATGCACTAGAGGGTCTTATTCCGGCTTTGTGCCAGTGAACTTCGCGCTCCAAACATTGCCTGCCAGCTCGTCTAATACGTCCCGTCCAACTCCTGCAGGGGCTGTCTCAGGCAGAATGCCGCCAAGCATGGCCCGCATTTGCTCCGCCGTATAGATGAGACGTTCCACAACATCCGTCTGTATGAACCCCGCTTCTTTGAGACCATCCAGATACTGCGTTTCGGAGAGCGCTCCAGCCACGCATGCGGCGTAAGCCTGTGCACTTTCACGCACATCGTCTGGGATATTTTGAGCCACGATGTCGGAAATGCTGAACCGTCCTCCTGGTTTGAGAACCCGGAAGATCTCCCGGAACACTGCGGGTTTGTCCGGAGAGAGGTTGATGACGCAGTTGGAGATGACCCAGTCCACGCTGGAGTCCGCCACCGGCAGTTCCTCGATAATACCCCGGCGCAGGTCGATATTGGCCTT is a genomic window containing:
- the ettA gene encoding energy-dependent translational throttle protein EttA, which translates into the protein MSNEPNKIIYSMIRVSKFHDKKPILQNISLSYFYGAKIGVIGMNGSGKSTLLRILAGVDKDFQGETVLAPGHTIGFLEQEPQLDETKTVREIVEEGVAETMALVREFEEINAKFAEPMDDDEMNALIERQGQVQEKLDAAGAWDIDSRLEMAMDALRCPAPDTPVKVISGGEKRRVALCRLLLKAPDILLLDEPTNHLDAETVAWLEHHLATYPGTIIAVTHDRYFLDNVAGWILELDRGRGIPWKGNYSSWLEQKQERLKNEEKSEMERQKTLERELEWIRMSPRGRHAKSKARISAYEALASQDTDKVSKDLEIFIPPGPRLGNKVIEAVGVCKAFGDNMLVEDLNLLIPPGAIVGIIGPNGAGKTTLFRMITGTDKPDCGEIKLGDTVVLAHVDQSREALKEDMSVWEAISEGKDTIPLGRREVNSRAYVARFGLTGTDQQKKVGLLSGGERNRVFLARMLKSGANVILLDEPTNDLDVNTMRALEDALLNFAGCALIISHDRWFLDRVATHILAFEGDSKAVWFDGNYSEYEADRKERLGKEADQPHRIKYRKFARA
- the arsM gene encoding arsenite methyltransferase yields the protein MKGHNVRREVALAYGKAITSAKNANTCGCGASSGCCSGSSSPGQLASIAGYGPERELYKDAASTSFGCGAPLAFAGVQPGQTVLDLGSGAGFDLLIASDIVGPSGLVIGVDMTDEMLATASANVKNSGKANIDLRRGIIEELPVADSSVDWVISNCVINLSPDKPAVFREIFRVLKPGGRFSISDIVAQNIPDDVRESAQAYAACVAGALSETQYLDGLKEAGFIQTDVVERLIYTAEQMRAMLGGILPETAPAGVGRDVLDELAGNVWSAKFTGTKPE
- a CDS encoding cytosolic protein, producing the protein MDDDEAVLAESVLESMRLMAVHYGLWFAETIKQQGLEKALEAEEKAGGQALSLALKRFSDGTNPFLGRSRQELLGLLDTLGKLWLGLDGVWFQAVEGFAGMDGAKRINDACWTAFAPLEASRIKAVLGLPANGGFDALEKALRHRFSSRINEVEILREQAALTLRYTACRVQAARRRKGLADYPCKSAGVAEFTGFARTLDSRFTTTCIACPPDPLPDGDFCFWRFTLEND
- a CDS encoding sigma-54-dependent Fis family transcriptional regulator is translated as MLDKVLEFTRSIFDDLDSKSFQRRFLGGLLAIQNVERGSLWVKRGKVITCIEAAGEQSEQVLGIEIPADKPSVVGWVIDNARMTIAEPSKDPRHFKELESGLASKSTLILCYPLVLRDGEVYGAVELIDTAAMGSRLNLRKDYLDLLQHFVSVGAIALGQALAFDSKERECRGLKNALDRFRGQPPVVGQSPAVCEAMKKVQAFARTDFPVLITGESGTGKELFAQAIHQASTRRDKPFFVQNCSAIPETLLESELFGYKRGAFTGADRDKTGLFESAEGGTVFLDEIGDMAPSLQAKILRLIQNSEVKPLGGAAARTVDVRIISATNKDLATAISDGEFREDLFYRLNVLPLHLPPLRERPEDIGELLDYFIKRECVRLGVSPKRLSAPARRRLGEYAWRGNIREMENLVKYILTVTEGDVIEERDLPVHIVGSESHVSPEELGERRGFTLSELTWDEVERAYTLEILEKYRWNITKAAKQAGVNRSTFDSRLKKLGISKA